One stretch of Planococcus sp. PAMC 21323 DNA includes these proteins:
- a CDS encoding DNA topoisomerase III, translating to MKSIVLAEKPSVARDIARVLGCEQKGNGYLEGKQYIVTWALGHLVTHAQPEQYNNDFKEWKMDTLPIIPKPFKLVPIKQSMKQFNAVKSQLQRGDVNEVIIATDAGREGELVARWILEKTNTRKPVKRLWISSVTDKAIKDGFNNLKDGRAYENLYAAAVARAEADWVVGINATRALTVKYNAQLSTGRVQTPTLAMIAEREKQIRNFQPKPYYGMQAITDQATFTWTDGNSTQSFDKEKIDKLFSKLENTHEGTVTDIKITPKRQPAPPLFDLTELQKEAYKRYSWSAKETLNTLQNLYERYKIVTYPRTDSKHLTSDMRDTLIDRVKAVQVGPYRSLSAIVLKNPIAPQKGVIDDSKVSDHHAIIPTEETPPLHDLSDKEHKLYDMIVKRFLAVFYPQYEFDQTTVKLTAGGETFQAKGNTVRNEGWKRIYKDEDDRNDTTLPAFEKGQTLKLKGIALTDGKTKPPAFFNEGTLLGAMENPAQFMSGETKEVIQTLGEAGGLGTVATRADVIDKLFNTFLIEKKGKDLTITSKGRQLLELVPEDLKSPKLTADWEQQLTKIAKGQIKKEQFITEMIAFAEKSVSDIKKSDKKFKHDNITGKMCPDCGKPLLEVNGKRGKMNVCQDRECGYKKQVAMQTNARCPNCHKKLELQGEGDGKIFVCKCGHREKLSAFEKRKKTGQSKANKKDVNKYLNQQDEAPQNTAMADALKKLLGQSE from the coding sequence ATGAAATCAATCGTTTTAGCAGAAAAGCCATCCGTCGCGCGTGACATCGCGCGCGTTCTCGGGTGCGAACAAAAAGGCAACGGCTATTTAGAAGGCAAACAGTATATCGTCACATGGGCACTCGGCCATTTGGTGACGCATGCGCAGCCAGAGCAGTACAATAATGATTTTAAAGAATGGAAAATGGATACTTTGCCAATCATTCCAAAACCATTCAAATTGGTGCCAATCAAACAATCAATGAAACAATTCAATGCGGTAAAATCCCAATTGCAGCGCGGCGATGTCAATGAAGTGATCATCGCAACAGATGCTGGCCGCGAAGGTGAACTTGTTGCACGTTGGATTTTAGAGAAAACCAATACACGTAAACCGGTCAAACGTTTGTGGATTTCATCGGTTACCGACAAAGCGATTAAAGACGGCTTTAATAACTTAAAAGACGGTCGCGCTTACGAAAATCTATATGCAGCGGCTGTTGCACGCGCTGAAGCCGATTGGGTTGTCGGCATTAACGCAACACGCGCCCTAACGGTTAAATACAATGCGCAATTATCAACAGGTCGCGTGCAAACACCGACACTTGCGATGATTGCCGAACGTGAAAAGCAAATCCGCAATTTCCAGCCGAAACCTTATTACGGCATGCAAGCTATCACTGACCAAGCGACATTTACATGGACCGATGGCAATTCGACGCAATCGTTTGATAAAGAAAAAATCGACAAGCTATTCAGCAAACTCGAAAACACGCATGAAGGCACCGTGACAGATATTAAAATTACGCCAAAACGTCAGCCGGCACCGCCTTTATTTGATTTAACTGAATTGCAAAAAGAAGCGTATAAGCGCTATAGCTGGTCAGCAAAAGAAACGCTGAACACGCTGCAGAATTTATACGAGCGCTATAAAATCGTCACGTATCCGCGGACAGATTCGAAGCATTTGACGAGTGATATGCGCGATACACTGATAGACCGCGTTAAAGCAGTGCAAGTCGGACCGTATCGTAGCTTGTCTGCGATCGTTTTGAAAAATCCAATCGCACCACAAAAAGGAGTAATCGATGATTCGAAAGTGTCTGATCACCACGCCATTATTCCGACAGAAGAAACACCGCCATTGCATGACTTATCGGACAAAGAGCATAAATTATATGACATGATCGTCAAGCGCTTTCTCGCAGTATTTTATCCGCAATACGAATTTGATCAAACAACGGTCAAACTAACGGCTGGGGGAGAGACCTTCCAAGCGAAAGGCAATACTGTTCGCAATGAAGGATGGAAACGCATATACAAAGACGAAGACGATCGCAACGATACGACGTTGCCAGCGTTTGAAAAAGGTCAAACCTTAAAACTTAAAGGCATTGCATTAACAGATGGAAAAACCAAGCCACCTGCTTTTTTCAATGAAGGAACGCTACTTGGCGCCATGGAAAATCCAGCGCAGTTTATGAGCGGCGAAACAAAAGAAGTCATTCAAACACTAGGTGAAGCCGGTGGTTTAGGCACAGTGGCTACACGAGCAGATGTTATCGATAAACTATTTAATACCTTCCTGATTGAGAAAAAAGGCAAAGATTTAACGATTACGTCAAAAGGTCGTCAATTGCTTGAATTGGTGCCAGAAGACTTAAAGTCACCAAAACTGACGGCCGATTGGGAACAGCAATTAACGAAAATTGCTAAAGGCCAAATCAAAAAAGAGCAGTTTATTACAGAAATGATCGCCTTTGCTGAAAAATCGGTTTCCGATATTAAGAAGAGCGATAAGAAATTTAAGCACGATAACATCACTGGCAAAATGTGCCCGGATTGTGGCAAACCGCTTCTTGAAGTGAATGGCAAGCGCGGCAAGATGAATGTCTGCCAAGACCGCGAATGTGGCTATAAAAAACAAGTGGCGATGCAGACCAATGCACGCTGTCCGAATTGCCATAAAAAATTGGAATTACAAGGCGAAGGAGACGGCAAGATTTTCGTTTGTAAATGTGGACATCGCGAAAAGCTATCAGCATTTGAAAAGCGCAAAAAAACGGGTCAATCTAAAGCCAATAAAAAAGATGTCAATA
- a CDS encoding nuclease-related domain-containing protein, producing MGVGQYFGDLDSIWWNLDSILANSDSISANPDSTSINFKFCLHNTQILAIFKVISHKGEDRLIIKTRTKPPEIFQLESLLQRMPTVHPQYLHWTEKLRRITAGYHGELRVDFFWHEIDLSLPHYFIHDLFIQKEMSSHQIDSVLVTSRFVLALEIKSISGLLNFDPTLRQFSRTNKDGSIDGMKNPDDQLRRHEKWLEQFLFQQRIKLPVVGAIIFTYPSSVIQSRAGSRIMIQSSGLPHLMEQLVIRYPHDVLSKNKTAALAQNLLTLHSIKPFSSLGLTDSFSTGVMCPNCSYCVLHYHGGKWRCSVCPHFDPLAHLDALRQYRSLVKTTINSREFRDFTGITSPSIAAKLLVSTKMAYHGSFKDRQYVIPEAF from the coding sequence ATGGGCGTTGGACAGTATTTTGGTGATTTGGACAGTATTTGGTGGAATCTGGACAGTATTCTAGCCAATTCGGACAGTATTTCAGCCAATCCCGACAGTACTTCCATTAACTTCAAATTCTGCTTGCACAACACTCAGATTCTAGCTATATTTAAAGTAATTTCACATAAAGGAGAGGATCGATTGATCATTAAAACACGCACCAAGCCCCCTGAAATCTTCCAACTAGAAAGTTTGCTACAACGAATGCCCACCGTCCATCCCCAATATCTCCACTGGACTGAAAAACTCCGTCGCATCACCGCCGGATATCACGGCGAATTACGCGTCGACTTCTTTTGGCACGAAATCGACCTTTCGTTACCACATTATTTCATCCACGACTTATTCATCCAAAAAGAGATGTCTTCCCATCAAATTGATAGCGTTCTGGTAACCAGTCGATTTGTACTGGCATTGGAAATCAAAAGCATTTCTGGCTTACTCAATTTCGATCCTACCTTAAGGCAATTTTCCCGAACCAATAAGGACGGCAGCATTGATGGTATGAAAAATCCAGATGATCAATTACGTCGCCACGAAAAATGGCTGGAACAGTTTTTATTCCAGCAACGCATCAAGCTACCTGTTGTCGGTGCCATCATCTTTACGTACCCATCGTCTGTAATCCAATCTCGCGCGGGCAGCCGCATCATGATTCAGTCGTCCGGACTGCCACATCTTATGGAGCAGTTAGTGATTCGCTACCCGCACGATGTCTTATCTAAGAATAAAACAGCTGCGCTGGCGCAAAACTTACTGACGCTTCATTCAATAAAACCATTTTCGTCACTTGGACTGACGGATTCGTTTTCAACTGGCGTCATGTGCCCCAACTGCTCGTATTGCGTCTTGCATTATCATGGTGGAAAGTGGCGTTGCAGTGTTTGTCCGCACTTTGATCCTCTCGCGCATCTTGATGCGCTCAGGCAATACCGCAGTTTGGTAAAAACGACCATCAACAGCCGAGAATTTCGCGATTTTACCGGAATTACGTCGCCATCGATTGCTGCAAAATTGTTGGTGAGTACGAAAATGGCCTATCACGGTAGTTTTAAAGACCGGCAGTATGTGATTCCGGAGGCGTTTTAG
- a CDS encoding NADPH-dependent FMN reductase has protein sequence MKVLLVDGTIIGRKTGAILEQIQVYINETNPEIELKLLKLADYDHQFVDGRPLGEYNDSMQEIVRRFEEADGYIIATPIFQGSIPGVLKNTFDMLHPRTMRYKPVSIVANGGTYQHHLVIENQLKPILDYFRCLVTPNYVYTHTSHFDDTNTIVSEDVHNRLRELARVFVQYAEMSKHLSKETLDNH, from the coding sequence ATGAAAGTTTTATTAGTAGACGGCACGATCATCGGCAGAAAAACCGGTGCCATTCTAGAACAAATTCAAGTTTATATTAATGAAACCAATCCTGAAATCGAGTTAAAGTTGTTGAAGCTAGCTGATTATGACCATCAGTTTGTTGATGGACGTCCGCTTGGTGAATACAATGACAGCATGCAAGAAATTGTTCGTCGCTTTGAAGAAGCAGATGGCTATATCATCGCAACACCGATTTTCCAAGGATCTATTCCTGGCGTGTTAAAAAATACATTTGATATGCTGCACCCACGCACGATGCGCTACAAGCCAGTATCGATCGTGGCAAACGGTGGAACATATCAGCATCATTTAGTGATTGAAAATCAGCTGAAGCCGATTCTTGATTACTTCCGTTGTCTCGTAACGCCAAACTATGTTTACACGCATACGAGTCATTTTGACGACACGAATACGATTGTCAGCGAAGACGTTCACAACCGCTTACGCGAACTGGCACGCGTCTTTGTGCAATACGCAGAAATGAGCAAGCATTTGTCGAAAGAAACGCTGGATAATCATTAA
- a CDS encoding cation:proton antiporter has product MLIIFLGVLSQWIAWRLQLPAIVLMSIAGLLVGPIFEVIHPAESFGELFNPFISLAVAIILFEGSLNLNFKEIRTFGKPILRIVTIGAFIAWIAGSVAAHYIAGLSLGVAFVIGGLFIVTGPTVILPMLRQAKLKSRPAAILKWEGIVVDPFGALLALFAFQFVLFAIGAETAAAFGLFFLASLFAVALGAGAGILMGMMFEKGQVPEFLKAPMVFGVVLLVFVISDIVMHETGLLAVTAMGMVMANMKIASINDMRHFKENISVLLISSIFVMLTASLNLDVLIGIFNWNIISFVLAMLFVVRPLSIWLSTIGTDMTIQEKTLVGWIAPRGIVALTVSGYFAGVLLEAGFEDAELLTALTFALVFSTVVVHGFTIGWVGKKLGLVAAEDPGVIIIGASRFATRLGKVLSEFDKGVLIIDSSWGRLQEARQNGLKTYAGDILSEHTDYEVDLTPYETMVVATATDSYNALVVNNFVPEMGRANLYQTAIHEGDPGDFHASLSGRTLFGETWNIHELEWKAEEGYTMRKTQLSEQFSYEDFKAKWTEDTIPLFVHYSQGKIEFFAENNKLEPKAGDTIVSFTASAPESERTQQRLESKRSKNGSQTKE; this is encoded by the coding sequence ATGCTAATTATTTTTCTGGGAGTACTTTCCCAATGGATCGCTTGGCGTCTTCAGCTGCCAGCCATTGTCTTGATGTCGATTGCCGGACTTCTTGTCGGTCCAATTTTCGAAGTGATCCACCCCGCCGAAAGTTTTGGCGAATTGTTCAATCCTTTTATTTCATTAGCAGTTGCCATCATCTTGTTTGAAGGTAGTTTAAATTTGAACTTCAAGGAAATCCGTACATTCGGAAAACCGATATTGCGAATTGTTACAATCGGGGCATTTATCGCCTGGATTGCAGGTTCGGTTGCGGCACATTATATCGCTGGATTGTCACTTGGTGTTGCGTTTGTTATCGGTGGATTATTTATCGTTACAGGACCAACTGTTATTTTGCCAATGCTGCGTCAAGCAAAATTAAAATCACGTCCTGCGGCAATTTTGAAATGGGAAGGGATCGTAGTCGATCCTTTTGGCGCATTGCTTGCGTTATTTGCATTCCAATTTGTGCTATTCGCTATTGGTGCAGAAACAGCTGCCGCATTTGGTCTATTTTTCTTAGCTTCTTTGTTTGCCGTTGCACTTGGTGCCGGGGCAGGAATATTAATGGGAATGATGTTCGAGAAAGGACAAGTGCCTGAATTTTTAAAAGCGCCGATGGTTTTTGGCGTAGTTTTACTAGTTTTTGTTATTTCAGATATTGTGATGCACGAAACTGGATTACTCGCCGTTACAGCTATGGGGATGGTCATGGCAAATATGAAAATTGCATCGATTAATGACATGCGCCATTTCAAAGAAAATATTTCCGTGCTATTAATTTCTAGTATTTTCGTAATGCTAACGGCTTCTTTAAATCTTGATGTGTTAATCGGGATTTTTAATTGGAATATTATTTCATTCGTCTTAGCGATGTTATTTGTAGTTCGGCCATTGTCAATTTGGCTATCAACAATCGGTACTGATATGACGATACAAGAAAAGACCTTAGTCGGTTGGATTGCCCCACGCGGTATTGTGGCGTTAACCGTTTCAGGTTATTTTGCAGGTGTCTTACTAGAAGCAGGGTTTGAAGATGCAGAATTGCTGACGGCCTTAACATTCGCTCTGGTATTTTCTACCGTAGTCGTTCATGGTTTCACAATTGGTTGGGTAGGCAAAAAACTGGGTCTTGTTGCAGCTGAAGACCCAGGTGTCATTATTATTGGTGCGAGTCGATTTGCAACAAGACTTGGAAAAGTGTTGTCTGAATTTGATAAAGGCGTCTTAATCATCGATTCATCTTGGGGACGATTACAGGAAGCTCGTCAAAATGGATTGAAAACTTATGCGGGTGATATTTTATCAGAGCATACCGATTATGAAGTGGATTTAACGCCGTATGAAACGATGGTTGTCGCGACAGCCACCGATTCTTACAACGCGCTCGTTGTAAATAACTTTGTTCCAGAGATGGGGCGTGCAAACCTTTACCAAACAGCGATTCATGAAGGCGACCCGGGTGACTTCCATGCGTCGTTAAGCGGACGAACTTTGTTTGGAGAAACGTGGAACATTCACGAGCTCGAGTGGAAAGCAGAAGAAGGCTACACGATGCGCAAAACCCAGTTGTCGGAACAATTTAGTTACGAGGATTTTAAAGCAAAATGGACGGAAGATACCATTCCGTTGTTTGTTCATTATTCACAAGGAAAAATCGAGTTTTTTGCAGAAAACAACAAACTCGAGCCCAAAGCTGGAGACACCATCGTTAGCTTTACTGCATCCGCTCCTGAATCTGAACGGACTCAGCAACGACTAGAAAGTAAGCGTTCAAAAAACGGTTCTCAGACTAAAGAATGA
- a CDS encoding SE1832 family protein: MNKQELEYAIAELKMDYVRHQGDIEKLETTGHAGMVEKAELRLEKMELQLAELNKKLADL; encoded by the coding sequence GTGAACAAACAGGAATTGGAGTATGCGATTGCTGAACTGAAGATGGATTATGTCCGCCATCAAGGTGATATCGAGAAGCTAGAAACGACTGGACACGCCGGTATGGTGGAGAAAGCCGAATTGCGTTTGGAAAAAATGGAACTACAACTTGCGGAACTAAACAAAAAACTCGCGGATCTGTAA
- a CDS encoding ABC-F family ATP-binding cassette domain-containing protein: MSLLTVENLSHTFGDRTLFNDVSFRLVEGEHVGLVGANGVGKSTMMNIITGKIIHDDGRVEWQPRTHYGYLDQHTQLQPGRSIRKTLQDAFLPLYKKEAELNDIAMQMGDADPDRLEELLEQMAEAQDALDAGDFYTLDGKVEEIARGLGLDAIGLERNVEALSGGQRTKLLLAKLLLEKPKVLLLDEPTNYLDEEHIQWLVNYLKNYPHAFLLISHDTEFMSSVTDVIFHLEFSRLTRYTATYEKFIELAELSKKQHLEAYEKQEDMIKKTETFIAKNKARASTTGRAKSRQKQLDRMDRIEKPEIAAKPQFAFKETRSPSRYVVEAESLSIGYDKPLLPPLTFMIERGEKIALVGMNGVGKSTLLKTMLGKIKPLDGDVLRGEYLTPSYFEQEVKAPTHTPLDEIWSAYPSMDQGQVRGALARTGLKNEHISRPMTHLSGGEQAKVRLCKLMMEESNWLIFDEPTNHLDINAKAELKRAMQAYKGTIVLVSHEPDFYEGLATKVWNVEEWIAAGKPEEA, translated from the coding sequence ATGAGTTTATTAACAGTAGAAAATTTAAGTCACACGTTCGGGGATCGGACCCTTTTTAACGATGTCTCGTTCCGTTTAGTCGAAGGTGAACATGTTGGATTAGTTGGAGCAAATGGTGTCGGTAAATCGACTATGATGAATATTATAACAGGCAAAATCATTCATGATGATGGACGCGTAGAATGGCAACCACGTACACATTATGGATATTTAGATCAGCACACACAGTTGCAACCTGGACGTTCAATTCGTAAAACGCTTCAAGATGCGTTCTTGCCTCTTTATAAAAAAGAAGCCGAGTTGAATGATATCGCGATGCAAATGGGCGATGCAGATCCGGATCGTTTAGAAGAATTACTCGAGCAAATGGCTGAAGCACAAGACGCTTTAGACGCTGGCGACTTTTACACATTAGACGGCAAAGTTGAAGAAATTGCGCGCGGTTTAGGTCTCGATGCAATTGGACTTGAACGCAACGTAGAAGCTCTTTCAGGTGGACAACGTACTAAGCTATTGCTTGCGAAATTGCTTCTTGAAAAACCGAAAGTTTTGCTATTAGATGAGCCTACCAACTATCTTGACGAAGAGCATATTCAATGGCTCGTTAATTATTTGAAAAACTATCCGCATGCGTTCTTATTGATTTCGCATGATACAGAGTTTATGAGCAGTGTTACTGATGTTATATTCCACTTGGAATTTTCACGTTTAACACGCTATACGGCAACGTATGAAAAGTTCATCGAGCTTGCTGAATTGAGCAAAAAGCAACATTTAGAAGCTTATGAAAAACAAGAAGATATGATTAAGAAAACCGAGACCTTTATTGCGAAAAATAAAGCTCGTGCCTCTACTACTGGCCGTGCTAAGTCTCGTCAGAAGCAATTAGATCGTATGGATCGTATTGAAAAACCAGAAATTGCGGCAAAGCCACAATTTGCATTTAAAGAAACACGTAGCCCGAGTCGTTATGTTGTAGAAGCCGAATCTCTTTCAATTGGTTACGACAAACCACTTTTACCACCATTGACATTTATGATTGAACGTGGTGAAAAAATTGCACTTGTTGGTATGAACGGTGTTGGTAAATCGACGCTACTTAAAACCATGCTTGGCAAAATTAAACCTCTCGATGGCGATGTTCTTCGCGGAGAATATTTGACGCCTAGCTATTTTGAACAAGAAGTGAAAGCACCAACCCATACCCCACTTGATGAAATTTGGTCAGCTTATCCGAGCATGGACCAAGGTCAAGTACGCGGAGCACTTGCTCGAACAGGTTTGAAAAACGAACATATTTCACGTCCAATGACGCATTTGAGTGGTGGCGAACAAGCCAAAGTCCGCCTTTGTAAATTGATGATGGAAGAAAGCAATTGGCTAATTTTTGATGAGCCAACCAATCACTTGGACATCAATGCAAAAGCTGAACTTAAACGTGCAATGCAAGCTTATAAAGGAACGATTGTTTTGGTCAGTCACGAACCTGATTTCTACGAAGGACTCGCAACAAAAGTCTGGAATGTAGAAGAATGGATTGCAGCTGGAAAACCAGAAGAAGCTTAA
- a CDS encoding phospholipase D family protein produces MKKKKFQNWSKKKRVIMGVIGILAFLYILVIVWQTVKPLPEGVSSQGDLHNVEKVEMLYDLSYAQDKEGTETESELRIFNEIYNMIDQAEEFIVIDLFLFDNYNDLKTDFPAVAETLTNHLLDKKEKNPDMPIYFITDPINIGYGSYESQFLDTLEQAGVEVIITDLDKLRDSTPLYSGLYRVIFQWFDAGGNGWVPNGMSSDAPDLTLSSYLKMMNIKANHRKAVITEKEAIISSANPHNASGLHGNMAFKVSGPVINDILEAEEAVSRYSGGPDFPRIEAKEQQGDYQVQYLTERKVLDALLSDIEKTTEGDSIHLAMFYISESSVVRALTDAANRGVEVRLILDANENAFGTEKTGLPNRPVVHEMLAESEDRIQVRWYNAIVGQFHTKSIMIQTADETMVMGGSTNYTERAFNDYNMESTIRILAPNDSELTEEMTTYFDRLWNNEDALYTLDVEEYQDNLTFWQRGIYGFQKLFKLTTY; encoded by the coding sequence ATGAAAAAGAAAAAATTTCAAAATTGGAGTAAGAAAAAGCGGGTTATTATGGGAGTTATTGGGATTCTAGCATTCCTTTATATTTTAGTTATCGTTTGGCAAACAGTTAAACCATTGCCTGAAGGCGTTTCAAGTCAGGGTGATCTTCATAATGTAGAAAAAGTAGAGATGCTTTACGATTTGTCTTATGCACAAGACAAAGAAGGCACGGAAACAGAGAGTGAACTACGGATATTCAATGAAATTTATAACATGATCGACCAAGCAGAAGAGTTTATCGTTATCGATCTTTTTCTGTTCGATAATTACAATGATTTGAAAACAGATTTTCCTGCAGTTGCAGAAACGTTGACAAATCATTTGCTCGACAAAAAAGAAAAAAATCCGGATATGCCAATATACTTTATTACGGACCCAATCAATATTGGTTATGGTTCTTATGAAAGTCAATTTTTAGATACACTAGAACAAGCAGGTGTCGAGGTAATCATTACTGATTTGGATAAATTGCGCGATTCCACGCCTCTTTATTCTGGGTTGTACCGTGTCATTTTCCAATGGTTTGATGCCGGAGGAAACGGATGGGTACCAAATGGCATGTCGAGTGATGCACCTGATTTAACCTTATCTTCTTATTTAAAAATGATGAACATTAAAGCCAATCACCGAAAAGCAGTCATTACTGAAAAAGAAGCCATTATCAGTTCTGCAAATCCTCATAATGCCAGCGGTTTACATGGCAATATGGCATTTAAAGTTAGCGGTCCGGTGATCAATGATATTCTCGAGGCAGAAGAAGCGGTATCTCGCTATTCAGGAGGACCTGATTTCCCAAGAATAGAAGCTAAAGAACAACAAGGAGACTACCAAGTACAATATTTGACTGAGCGAAAAGTATTGGATGCTTTGCTGTCGGATATCGAAAAAACAACGGAAGGCGATTCAATCCATCTGGCAATGTTCTATATTTCAGAAAGCAGCGTTGTTCGTGCTTTGACGGATGCTGCCAATCGTGGAGTGGAAGTACGCTTAATATTAGATGCCAACGAAAATGCTTTTGGTACTGAGAAAACTGGATTACCAAATCGACCAGTCGTCCACGAAATGTTAGCAGAGTCAGAAGATCGTATTCAGGTACGCTGGTACAACGCGATTGTGGGACAGTTCCACACCAAATCAATCATGATCCAAACAGCAGATGAAACGATGGTTATGGGTGGATCGACTAATTATACAGAACGGGCATTTAATGATTACAATATGGAAAGTACGATTCGCATTTTAGCTCCAAATGACAGTGAATTGACGGAAGAGATGACAACTTATTTTGATCGACTGTGGAATAATGAAGATGCTCTTTACACATTAGATGTCGAAGAGTATCAAGATAACCTAACATTCTGGCAACGTGGAATATATGGTTTCCAAAAGTTATTCAAACTGACGACATACTAA
- a CDS encoding RNA polymerase sigma factor: METLYTEYNRYIYHLCLKLTRNKAEAEDLMQEVWLKVVRYESSIAEVDHVKAWLTTICMNTFRDRYRKNVRRSKHMIQQPEGLDVSLLDLIPSDSAGVSEILETQDVSVMIRHKIAELDTIYRTTILYFYVHQYSLIEIADVMKVSIGTVKSRLFRGKQRLKDMLMDDDRTREYVVAM; encoded by the coding sequence ATGGAGACTTTATATACAGAATATAATCGTTATATCTACCATTTATGTTTGAAACTAACACGCAATAAAGCGGAAGCTGAAGATTTGATGCAAGAAGTTTGGTTAAAAGTGGTACGTTATGAATCTTCAATTGCCGAAGTAGATCATGTGAAAGCGTGGTTAACAACAATCTGTATGAATACGTTCCGTGATCGTTACCGCAAAAATGTAAGACGTAGCAAGCACATGATTCAGCAGCCAGAAGGTTTGGATGTTTCGTTGCTTGACTTGATTCCTTCAGATTCAGCAGGTGTATCTGAAATACTAGAAACTCAAGACGTGTCCGTTATGATTCGCCATAAAATTGCAGAGCTTGATACAATTTACCGCACGACTATTTTATACTTTTATGTTCATCAATATTCGTTGATTGAAATTGCAGATGTTATGAAAGTATCGATTGGTACAGTAAAATCACGTTTGTTCCGTGGAAAACAACGATTAAAAGATATGTTAATGGACGATGACCGAACGCGTGAATATGTAGTAGCAATGTAA
- a CDS encoding CNNM domain-containing protein — protein MFIALGIFLVMSFFLSGSETALTAVNRMKVHLRAEQGDAKAQKLQKLIAKPDRMITTILIGNNIANIMLPTLVTMIAISRGWEVGVATAILTVVLIIFGEVLPKTISATFADKVAYIVFPVISFMVVILRPLTWLLAQFTNVFIRIISKGTVKEATMTKEELRTMVDIASTEGTFEEDESERIKGVLDFPHKDVSDVMSTHRTDTVGIALDSTYEEVRDLILDSSYTRYPVYEESMDNVVGLFYSKKLIEWSMNPNLTLEELMDDNPLFVVQSVSVEKVFKMMMAKKKHMAVILDEYGGTLGIVTHEDIIEEMIGQDIEDETDEEDDELVFEMTDEVLSCHGRLEIEDVNDMFKVEVPNDHDTIAGFVMQQLGHVPDEGEEFTYENLHVEINEMDRNRIVRLTITKKEEVEEVLA, from the coding sequence TTGTTTATAGCATTAGGGATATTTTTAGTCATGTCGTTTTTCTTATCGGGAAGCGAAACGGCATTAACTGCAGTAAATAGGATGAAGGTCCATCTTCGCGCAGAGCAGGGTGATGCCAAGGCGCAGAAACTGCAGAAGTTAATTGCGAAGCCGGACCGAATGATTACAACCATTTTAATCGGTAATAATATTGCCAACATCATGTTGCCAACATTAGTAACAATGATCGCCATTTCGAGAGGGTGGGAAGTTGGCGTTGCCACTGCTATTTTAACTGTGGTTTTGATAATTTTTGGTGAAGTTTTGCCGAAAACAATTTCAGCGACATTTGCTGACAAAGTAGCTTATATTGTTTTCCCAGTCATCAGTTTTATGGTGGTTATTTTAAGGCCGCTTACTTGGTTACTAGCGCAATTTACGAATGTGTTTATTCGTATCATTTCAAAAGGTACTGTGAAAGAAGCAACGATGACGAAAGAGGAATTGCGTACGATGGTTGATATTGCATCTACGGAAGGTACGTTTGAAGAAGACGAATCTGAACGAATTAAAGGTGTACTAGATTTCCCTCACAAAGACGTATCAGACGTTATGTCTACTCACCGTACCGATACGGTAGGGATTGCTCTCGACTCAACATATGAAGAAGTTCGTGATTTGATTTTGGATTCTTCATATACACGTTATCCTGTTTATGAAGAAAGCATGGACAACGTTGTTGGATTGTTTTATTCGAAGAAACTAATTGAATGGTCGATGAACCCGAACTTAACGTTAGAAGAATTGATGGACGACAATCCATTATTCGTTGTGCAATCTGTTAGTGTTGAAAAAGTCTTTAAAATGATGATGGCGAAGAAAAAACATATGGCTGTTATTCTTGACGAGTACGGCGGCACACTCGGTATTGTGACGCATGAAGACATTATTGAAGAAATGATTGGTCAAGATATCGAAGATGAAACAGACGAGGAAGATGACGAACTAGTTTTTGAAATGACAGACGAAGTATTGTCTTGTCATGGGCGACTAGAAATTGAAGATGTAAACGACATGTTCAAAGTAGAAGTACCAAATGACCACGATACGATCGCCGGCTTTGTTATGCAGCAATTGGGACATGTGCCAGACGAAGGCGAAGAGTTCACATACGAAAACCTACACGTGGAAATCAACGAAATGGACCGTAACCGCATCGTCCGTTTGACCATTACCAAAAAAGAAGAAGTAGAAGAAGTGTTGGCTTAA